In one window of Microplitis demolitor isolate Queensland-Clemson2020A chromosome 4, iyMicDemo2.1a, whole genome shotgun sequence DNA:
- the LOC103572539 gene encoding DDB1- and CUL4-associated factor 10 gives MPKIKKLDSPGSSLWWLRQREVGLNSPLGYGDRFYKTLYSSIQPVTSWDHGNNLNNAIHGGVFNLEFSPDGSLLVAACEKKSILMFDPLGRRLIKALDNAHNDCVNCVKFLDHRMFATCSDDNSVALWDARNLKYKIRSLLGHTKWVKSIEYSPQDQLLLTSGFDGSIYSWDINSATENSLLFTQVFHTNGLMRTRLTPDAKKILVSTTSGYLIIIHNLRLSSLAQDLDGFKPNVYRLMQVSQTTLPVAASYTHLFSQSRNYNRVEFITDFPQGNDAEFISSLQVHPQGWCVLSRNVGNEEKSEYTCVHDIQDYQVPVVDDDDNDNKRDYGSSSADLSGLYNLNTTGTSSPSANPTNQTATTGSNDSDQSSIRYSFVIDNQNSRLSELRPDNRIPNNFEVVAIRSNVNPNNDPRVPGNSQQQQQQSQQDRRNHHHVYNNGNFSAANMELHVSSTDVWEALVAVRENRSRRERELEQIINNNNNNHNQSNNPRHWMLRRPLRDDRSHTVFILGDRSSANNSSLSTTQAAFAIPRNHKIHQNVPRLINYIQEPNVGLGYIKELCFSADGRLICSPFGFGIRLLGFSNECQELSACVPDMDRPRQLCELATTLSHTDIVLSTKFSPKHCLLVSGCLSGKIVWHQPVI, from the exons atgccaaaaataaaaaaacttgattcaCCGGGTAGTAGTTTATGGTGGTTACGTCAACGCGAAGTAGGTTTAAATTCACCATTAGGTTATGGTGAtcgtttttataaaacattataTTCATCAATTCAACCAGTAACGTCCTGGGAccatggtaataatttaaataatgcaaTCCATGGTGGAGTTTTTAATCTTGAATTTTCACCTGACGG ctcgCTACTGGTGGCagcatgtgaaaaaaaaagtatcctAATGTTCGATCCACTGGGTCGCCGTCTGATAAAAGCTTTGGATAACGCTCACAATGATTGTGTTAATTGCGTTAAATTTCTTGATCATCGTATGTTCGCAACCTGCTCTGATGATAATTCTGTAGCTCTCTGGGATGCGCGTAATCTTAAATACAAAATTCGTTCACTTCTTGGTCATACAAAATGGGTTAAAAGTATTGAATACAGCCCCCAAGATCAGCTTCTTCTTACCAGCGGTTTTGACGGTAGTATCTATTCCTGGGACATCAATAGCGCTACTGAAAATAGTCTTCTGTTCACTCAAGTATTTCATACAAATGGTTTAATGCGTACCCGTTTAACCCCCGACGCTAAAAAAATCCTAGTCAGTACAACTTCTggatacttaattattattcataatttacgTTTAAGTTCTTTAGCCCAAGATCTTGATGGTTTCAAACCAAATGTATACCGTTTGATGCAAGTTTCACAAACAACATTACCAGTAGCCGCTAGTTatactcatttattttcacaatCACGTAATTACAATCGGGTTGAATTTATAACCGATTTTCCTCAAGGTAATGAcgctgaatttatttcaagtctTCAAGTCCACCCACAAGGTTGGTGTGTTTTGTCACGTAACGTCGGAAATGAAGAAAAATCCGAGTATACTTGCGTTCATGACATCCAAGACTATCAAGTTCCAgttgttgatgatgatgataatgacaaTAAACGTGATTATGGATCATCAAGTGCTGACTTGAGTGGTCTCTATAATCTTAATACAACTGGAACAAGTAGTCCTTCTGCTAATCCAACTAATCAAACTGCTACTACTGGATCAAATGATTCTGATCAATCATCAATACGTTATTCATTTGTTATTGATAATCAGAACTCACGATTATCTGAATTACGACCAGATAATCGTattccaaataattttgaagTCGTTGCTATAAGATCTAATGTGAATCCAAACAATGATCCACGTGTTCCTGGTAATtcacagcagcagcagcaacagtcACAGCAGGATCGTCGTAATCATCATCATGTTTATAACAATGGTAATTTTTCAGCAGCTAATATGGAACTACATGTCAGCTCAACTGATGTTTGGGAAGCATTGGTTGCAGTACGCGAAAATAGATCAAGACGCGAGCGTGAACttgaacaaataataaataataataataataatcataaccaATCAAATAACCCACGTCATTGGATGTTAAGACGACCTCTGCGTGATGATCGTTCCCATACTGTTTTTATACTGGGTGATAGAAGTTCTGCtaataattcaagtttatCAACAACACAGGCAGCTTTTGCGATACCgagaaatcataaaattcATCAGAATGTACCCCGACTGATAAATTACATTCAGGAGCCAAATGTTGGACTGGGTTACATTAAGGAATTATGTTTTTCGGCAGATGGACGACTGATATGTTCCCCATTTGGTTTTGGTATAAGACTACTTGGATTTTCAAATGAGTGCCAGGAATTGTCGGCGTGTGTACCCGATATGGACCGACCGAGACAGTTGTGTGAATTAGCTACTACTCTTAGTCATACGGACATTGTTCTTAGTACTAAATTTTCACCAAAACATTGTTTATTAGTATCTGGATGTTTGAGTGGTAAAATTGTTTGGCATCAAcctgttatataa
- the LOC103572538 gene encoding peroxisomal N(1)-acetyl-spermine/spermidine oxidase produces the protein MAASTGDSVDVRNNCKICIIGAGMAGLSAANHLLKNNFSDFIIVEARNRIGGRICSTKIGEDNIELGANWIHGVLGNPIFELAMANGLINIINCPKPHKVVAAMEDGKQLSFPILQEIYEAYVCFLRRCGEYFLSAYVPPDGINSVGEHIKLESTLYLSSLPENERKIRQLLFDCLLKRETCITGCDSMDQVDLLEMGSYAELQGGNISLPGGYSSILEPVTKHIPKDKILLGHPVTEIRWQSEDDTEGEEKNKIRVSCSNGKTITADQLICTLPLGVLKKNKAIFNPPLPQYKCEAIDKLMFGTVDKIFLEYDRPFLNPGVSEVLLLWDDSVISDQEDSSSTKDISKTWYRKIYSFTKLSETLLLAWISGREAEYMEQLTSKEISDACTMILRKFLNDPFVPVPKNCLKTSWHSQPWTCGSYTAVAIGSSQLDIEALAEPLVCDEPDGSKKILIAFAGEHTHSSFYSTVHGAYLTGRTAAASIIESKQLNDHCKLGNNQGLSLICEDTSDLSSWIQGISLN, from the exons atggcGGCGTCCACAGGTGATTCAGTGGATGTccgaaataattgtaaaatatgtattattgGTGCTGGCATGGCTGGTCTGTCAGCAgcaaatcatttattaaaaaacaattttagtGATTTTATTATAGTTGAAGCAAGAAATCGTATCGGTGGACGTATATGTTCTACTAAAATAG gtgaaGATAATATTGAATTAGGGGCAAATTGGATCCATGGAGTATTGGGGAACCCAATATTTGAATTGGCGATGGCGAAtggtttaataaatataataaactgtCCAAAACCCCATAAAGTTGTTGCAGCAATGGAAGACGGCAAGCAATTGTCATTTCCTATTTTACAAGAAATATATGAAGCATATGTATGTTTTTTACGTCGTTGcggtgaatattttttaagtgcatACGTGCCGCCAGATGGTATCAATAGTGTTGGTGAACATATTAAATTAGAGTCaacattatatttatcatcattaccTGAAAATGAACGTAAAATACGACAGTTGTTGTTTGATTGTTTGTTGAAACGTGAAACATGTATTACTGGCTGTGATAGTATGGATCAAGTTGATTTACTTGAGATGGGAAGTTATGCTGAATTACAAGGTGGTAATATCAGTTTACCTGGTGGTTACAGTAGTATATTGGAACCTGTTACTAAACACATTCCTAaggataaaattttactaggACATCCCGTTACTGAGATAag aTGGCAGTCAGAAGACGATACGGaaggagaagaaaaaaataaaattcgcgTCAGCTGTTCAAATGGTAAAACAATAACAGCCGACCAATTAATTTGTACATTACCACTaggtgtattaaaaaaaaataaagcaataTTTAACCCACCATTACCACAATACAAATGCGAAgcaatagataaattaatgttCGGTACCgtggataaaatatttttagaatacgATCGTCCATTTCTAAACCCCGGAGTATCTGAAGTTCTTCTTCTGTGGGACGACAGTGTCATCAGTGATCAAGAAGATTCTTCATCTACCAAAGACATAAGTAAAACGTGGTACAGAAAAATCTACTCCTTTACAAAACTATCCGAGACATTATTGCTTGCATGGATATCAGGCCGCGAAGCCGAGTACATGGAGCAATTAACGAGCAAAGAAATATCTGATGCCTGCACAATgatattgagaaaatttttaaacgatCCGTTTGTTCCTGTACcgaaaaattgtttgaaaacAAGTTGGCACTCACAGCCATGGACTTGCGGGTCTTACACCGCGGTTGCGATTGGCTCCAGTCAACTAGATATCGAAGCGCTCGCTGAGCCTCTTGTTTGCGATGAACCAGACGgcagcaaaaaaatattaattgccTTCGCGGGTGAGCACACGCACTCGAGTTTTTATTCGACTGTTCACGGCGCTTATTTGACTGGTCGCACTGCTGCGGCGAGTATCATTGAGTCAAAGCAATTAAATGATCATTGTAAGCTCGGTAATAATCAAGGGCTTAGTCTTATTTGCGAGGATACTAGTGATCTTAGTTCTTGGATTCAAGGCATTTCGCTTAACTag
- the LOC103572537 gene encoding protein CREBRF homolog: MGDNYQEFILSDLNPSNQMDNSIKQEPNGLEITTTASVPIPGSHRGARGIYDQFSPSPLTLPSMWGSRIDTDDYSIDPEQLGITFKMEDDDIFQVDKADLIQGPTLAELNANDDILLGDLNFDDLLLPEERLQPLSPQTVVPQPVTIAPAPIPIASHVGVSSGISGFAASYPSSTVTFKPTTTYSTNFIGNFDNDVVYVSPSTSNIAESMDSCYEIGSSTASSSTSPHMIPGGINATADNNLTINNKSITVGQTSTLHELLMRKVDNNTVSPIKRVDPIPMDIGSSSKIKVSRLSTSAPTQSLGLEQIWARREPRRHLLSTSSIGVAEAESTSSLSTGGALSPDPQVDPLGQLDPLSHDEGYEDSDDDSDHYDDYSSDNDSGSDGEDHNSIRMMRDPTTSSGSSKLSKKEKYFWQYNVQAKGPKGQRLIAHKRLVDPHVLNQATDPVFSPSCSLRGIKHSGKARKGDGNDLTPNPRKLCIIGKELDKLSRVINDMTPVSELPFPARPKTRKEKNKLASRACRLKKKAQHEANKIKLHGLEVEHKRLINGISQMKSILAAKLTESSPDNQEELTRQIDKICKFATKVRIANHSTEFVNKVLDKMKSGVPDGGIDDF; the protein is encoded by the exons ATGGGTGACAATTATCAAGAATTCATACTGAGTGACCTGAATCCCTCAAATCAGATGGACAATTCGATAAAACAAGAACCCAATGGATTAGAAATAACAACAACGGCATCAGTACCAATACCTGGTAGTCATCGTGGCGCCCGGGGAATTTATGACCAATTTTCACCTTCACCTCTGACATTACCGTCAATGTGGGGCTCCAGAATAGACACCGACGACTACTCAATAGACCCAGAGCAACTGGGAATAACATTCAAAATGGAAGATGATGATATATTCCAAGTTGACAAAGCCGACCTAATCCAAGGCCCTACACTGGCTGAATTGAATGCCAACGATGATATTTTACTCggtgatttgaattttgatgACTTATTGCTACCTGAAGAACGACTGCAGCCGCTGTCACCACAGACAGTCGTTCCTCAACCAGTAACAATAGCGCCGGCACCTATTCCCATTGCTTCTCATGTTGGAGTATCAAGTGGCATCAGCGGTTTTGCTGCCAGTTACCCCAGTAGCACAGTAACATTCAAACCAACCACAACTTACTCGACTAATTTTATTGGAAACTTTGATAACGATGTTGTTTATGTCAGTCCAAGTACCAGCAACATTgccg aaTCAATGGACTCGTGCTACGAAATTGGAAGTTCAACAGCAAGTTCATCAACGTCACCACACATGATTCCTGGTGGTATAAATGCTACtgctgataataatttaacaataaataataaatcaataactgTTGGACAAACATCAACACTACACGAGTTGTTGATGAGAAAAGTTGATAATAATACAGTAAGTCCAATAAAACGAGTGGATCCTATTCCAATGGACATTGGCAGcagtagtaaaataaaagtatcgaGATTATCAACATCAGCGCCAACACAAAGTCTTGGATTAGAACAAATATGGGCTAGACGTGAACCCCGACGTCATTTGTTGAGTACATCAAGTATTGGGGTCGCAGAAGCTGAGTCGACTAGTAGTTTGAGTACCGGAGGTGCACTGAGTCCCGATCCACAGGTTGATCCACTTGGACAATTGGATCCGCTTAGTCACGATGAAGGCTACGAGGACAGTGATGATGATAGCGATCACTACGATGACTACAGCAGTGATAATG ACTCTGGGAGCGATGGCGAGGATCACAACAGTATTAGAATGATGCGAGATCCAACAACTTCATCAGGATCATCAAAATTAtctaagaaagaaaaatatttttggcaGTATAATGTGCAAGCCAAGGGACCTAAAGGACAACGTCTGATAGCACACAAACGATTAGTGGACCCACATGTTCTCAATCAAGCAACAGATCCAGTTTTCAGTCCAAGTTGTTCTTTGCGCGGCATAAAACATTCTGGTAAAGCACGCAAAGGTGACGGTAATGACTTGACACCAAATCCACGTAAATTGTGTATTATTGGCAAAGAATTGGATAAATTGTCACGTGTTATAAATGATATGACACCAGTATCTGAATTGCCATTTCCTGCTAGGCCTAAAACacgtaaagaaaaaaataagttggCGTCACGTGCTTgccgtttgaaaaaaaaagcacaACATGaagccaataaaataaaattacacggTCTTGAAGTTGAACACAAACGTCTTATTAATGGGATTTCACAAATGAAATCAATATTGGCGGCTAAATTAACGGAATCGAGTCCTGATAACCAGGAAGAGTTGACACGacaaatagacaaaatttGCAAATTTGCTAcaa agGTACGTATCGCAAACCATTCGACTGAATTTGTTAACAAAGTTTTGGATAAAATGAAGTCTGGGGTTCCGGACGGTGGCATCGACGActtttag
- the LOC103572536 gene encoding proteasome assembly chaperone 2, which yields MIKLTEEINLSDYKLIIPAVAVGNVGQLALDLLITSISMRKIGHVINSCFIPILGADPYVKNSNSLCTSCDIYCQQSKKIVAIQIRSPVVKNLKSFFDELKEFIMKNKISQVAILTSGWSHTRSDIQIRTEPMRYLASPSIQITTGKLFQSLGWLELESTTSADGTECVSIAGGGFALKLHEFLMQNKISSVVILRFCSEGDNVPDAVAFVDYLNKWLSFGFDSSKVKFPDSWEFLFGNPAPLDIY from the exons atgaTAAAGTTAacagaagaaataaatttatcagactacaaattaataatcccAGCAGTTGCTGTGGGAAATGTCGGGCAATTAGCccttgatttattaataacgaGTATAAGTATGCGTAAAATTGGTCATGTTATAAATTCATGTTTTATTCCAATCCTCGGCGCAGATCCTTAcgtcaaaaattcaaattctttgtGTACGAGTTGCGATATTTATTGTCAGCAGAGTAAGAAAATAGTCGCGATTCAAATTCGCTCGCCTGTggtcaaaaatttgaagagtttttttgatgaactaaaagaatttattatgaaaaataaaatttcacag gTCGCAATTTTAACGAGCGGCTGGTCACATACGAGATCGGACATTCAAATTAGAACGGAGCCGATGCGCTACTTGGCCTCGCCAAGTATCCAAATTACCACGGGGAAATTATTCCAGTCTTTGGGTTGGCTGGAACTTGAATCGACGACAAGTGCTGATGGTACTGAGTGTGTCAGCATCGCTGGTGGGGGATTTGCTTTGAAACTTCATGAGTTTTTgatgcaaaataaaatttcctctGTCGTAATCCTGAGATTTTGCTCTGAGGGCGACAATGTACCTGATGCTGTTGCTTTTGTTGATTATCTGAACAAGTGGCTGTCATTTGGTTTCGACTCATCGAAGGTCAAGTTTCCTGACTCGTGGGAATTTCTGTTTGGGAATCCTGCACCTCTagatatttattag
- the LOC103572534 gene encoding translocon-associated protein subunit delta, producing MKCLVVLSVVACLISVIKCEKCEKPEVTSSAYVTQDATVLTNVAFTTQFTLKCSNGVKDISLYAECEGKTLPAVRLSADNKYQVSWTEEIKKVRSGDYEVKLYDEESYAAIRKAHRNNEDPSSVKPLAVVIVKNPGVYQGPWINSELLAVALAALVSYAAFSSKSKLLA from the exons atgaagTGTTTAGTGGTACTGAGTGTTGTTGCTTGCTTAATTAGTGTAATTAAATGTGAGAAATGCGAAAAACCAGAGGTTACTTCATCGGCATATGTAACTCAAGATGCAACTGTCCTAACAAATGTTGCATTTACGACacaatttacattaaaatgcAGCAATGGAGTCAAAGATATTTCTCTTTATGCTGAATGTGAAGGAAAAACTTTGCCAGCTGTTCGTTTGAGTgctgataataaatatcag gtTTCCTGGACTgaagaaataaagaaagttcGCTCAGGTGACTACGAAGTTAAACTTTACGACGAAGAAAGTTACGCCGCGATCAGAAAAGCTCACCGCAACAACGAGGACCCCTCAAGTGTCAAGCCCTTGGCTGTTGTCATTGTGAAGAATCCTGGAGTATATCAAGGACCCTGGATAAACTCAGAACTCTTGGCCGTAGCTCTCGCTGCTCTTGTTTCCTACGCAGCTTTTTCTTCAAAGTCAAAACTTCTCGcttaa
- the LOC103572533 gene encoding erythroid differentiation-related factor 1 has product MSDTSDGNLELKPVVVSPSSPTPVKSTAVVKYSAVVPATFAQLQCNTNLNHPPSNWLSSSAESYGLQSVQPPNAGFSSFRMAHMFPDCVGEVDVVSDAENIKKLLKMPYSHGVVSMMVHRIENTLLLDDFDIQKYLLRQAENDWKWLKEFIYQHVFHSAEDKEKRLSHKPNSRNAIQQKNLTSKFLYHSLVPNVPHPKPSEQPPLPLQKLETEPPLPEPTNEEKPGPRNHFSRNIVWTFENIQMLIGTNMPIFGGQTHPCISLRLRDMNKPINVLTGIDYWLDNLMCNVPEVIMCYHLDGIVQKYELIKTEDLPNLDDAKFSPKVIRDVAQNILSFLKNNATKAGHTYWLFKGKDDDVVKLYDLTSLCSDISDDKGQNPFTVPVAMLLYRVARNMKYSSDGHQGTIRMLLKNCIDLLNIEKYPQIVTSAHYMLSDLYVPADTDPAAPVLVDQGTDDDDDDEDQNEESVPVMEEDNVEEGAISIQSLTLAHMRDEEENGCKFRPPAISGTVAERCLDGLKHVAEGLECLKYFPEEVKEEVKEEKEDVLKMAKPFEAIPMPYESLKNSKNEREVRDGSPGLRKKKKKKGKEKNDDKVKDSKALCKKMENLPTWQAPKSDIHDWKNHLRILLYEKATLIFAVLGEYEYTNQRFGRSLRYSLAVLRCHKILEWFCGMKNDKLISYLLGRTGDCCLMIVHDWQNIETHRNAYEEADEVELKILSEFFEISGNMNEDELLPDTLTTLESTLVISLKCYEKALALGPLESDRNILIRRLGNVHNELGVLYMNQATSKYQQIDQDESAAVVEVIGLLTKSHKHLEAGVEAFEISRDDVNLALLHSNTGRLMRTWAHIPDKKQSQEKYFYNKAITSYQTALLVLGSKKTNPFIWEDVTWELSSTLYAMATLTQDFTNSNYKTEEEVTREVVEILQKALKHCDTETPGSRQPIYQFRAANIEHRLGSLYHRIYRELDHDNETTKRKTSLQLSRMHYERAAKLFMTLEQPVEFLTVQLERVALAEHQASTSPFSKKLKAYQSGLEIILQCPPMLEVMIEKYKDNKVKYKNDDESKENNFENKNKENNMDNDENINNENLQNKIQDKKMNHDNKKIINNIRENQQDNEENQQNEKEENLIILLEQRLQYLLKSLTKLCLEKNSNKREYENLSNTYKMCYGKTLRPVSKSGIDLLEHLIKVLSEIAPKLRQIQDN; this is encoded by the exons ATGTCTGACACATCTGATGGTAATTTGGAG TTGAAACCCGTGGTCGTGAGTCCATCTTCCCCCACTCCCGTGAAGTCAACCGCGGTCGTAAAGTACTCGGCCGTAGTGCCAGCGACCTTCGCCCAACTTCAATGCAACACAAACTTGAACCATCCCCCCTCTAATTGGCTCAGCAGTTCTGCAGAAAGCTATGGTCTGCAAAGCGTCCAGCCTCCGAATGCGGGATTCTCAAGTTTCCGTATGGCCCACATGTTCCCCGACTGCGTCGGTGAAGTTGACGTCGTCTCCGACGCAGAGAACATTAAAAAACTACTAAAAATGCCTTACAGCCACGGCGTAGTCTCCATGATGGTCCATCGTATAGAAAATACCCTCCTCCTCGACGACTTTGACATCCAAAAGTACCTTTTGCGTCAGGCTGAGAATGACTGGAAGTGGCTGAAAGAGTTCATTTACCAGCACGTATTCCACAGCGCAGAAGACAAAGAAAAGCGTCTCTCCCACAAACCCAACAGCCGTAACGCGATTCAGCAAAAAAACTTGACATCAAAATTCCTCTACCACTCGCTAGTCCCAAATGTCCCCCACCCAAAGCCTTCGGAGCAGCCCCCACTCCCTCTTCAGAAACTCGAAACTGAGCCCCCATTGCCCGAACCCACCAATGAAGAGAAACCCGGGCCCCGGAATCACTTTTCCCGCAACATAGTCTGGACTTTCGAGAACATTCAGATGTTAATTGGGACTAACATGCCCATTTTCGGGGGCCAGACCCATCCCTGCATATCTCTGAGGCTCCGAGACATGAACAAACCGATCAATGTCTTAACAGGAATCGATTACTGGCTAGATAACCTCATGTGCAACGTTCCCGAGGTGATCATGTGCTACCACCTAGACGGAATCGTCCAGAAGTACGAACTGATTAAGACCGAGGACCTCCCGAATCTAGATGACGCTAAGTTCAGTCCCAAAGTTATCAGAGATGTGgctcaaaatattttgagcTTTTTGAAAAACAATGCGACCAAAGCGGGCCACACTTACTGGCTATTCAAAGGCAAAGATGACGACGTTGTAAAACTTTATGACTTGACGTCACTTTGCAGTGATATTTCTGACGACAAAGGACAGAATCCATTTACTGTTCCGGTCGCCATGTTGTTGTACCGAGTTGCCAGAAACATGAAGTACTCTAGCGATGGTCATCAGGGAACTATCAGgatgttattgaaaaattgcatcgaTTTGCTTAACATCGAAAAGTATCCGCAAATTGTTACGTCTGCGCACTATATGCTTTCGGATTTGTATGTACCCGCGGATACTGATCCCGCGGCTCCGGTTCTTGTTGACCAGGGGactgatgatgacgatgatgatgaggaTCAAAATGAGGAAAGTGTTCCGGTTATGGAAGAGGACAACGTTGAGGAAGGGGCTATTTCAATTCAGTCATTAACTTTGGCTCATATGAGAGACGAAGAAGAAAATGGCTGCAAGTTTAGGCCACCGGCAATCAGCGGGACTGTTGCAGAAAGATGCTTAGACGGATTAAAACATGTGGCTGAAGGCTTGGAGTGCTTGAAGTATTTTCCGGAGGAGGTTAAGGAAGAGGTCAAAGAGGAAAAAGAAGATGTTCTTAAGATGGCGAAGCCGTTTGAGGCCATTCCGATGCCCTATGAGTCGCTGAAGAACTCGAAGAATGAGAGGGAAGTGAGGGACGGAAGCCCTGGGCtcaggaagaagaagaaaaagaaggggaaggaaaaaaatgatgataaggTCAAGGACAGCAAGGCTTTGTGCAAGAAAATGGAGAATTTGCCGACTTGGCAGGCGCCCAAGAGTGACATTCATGACTGGAAAAACCATCTGAGAATTTTGCTCTACGAAAAGGCGACGCTGATCTTTGCTGTGTTGGGGGAGTATGAGTATACTAATCAGAGGTTCGGGAGATCGCTGAGGTACAGCTTGGCGGTACTGAGGTGTCATAAAATACTGGAGTGGTTTTGTGGGATGAAGAATGATAAGCTGATTAGTTACTTGCTAGGGAGGACTGGGGACTGCTGTTTGATGATTGTTCATGATTGGCAGAATATTGAGACTCACAGGAACGCTTATGAGGAAGCGGATGAGGTGGAGCTCAAGATTCTCAGCGAGTTTTTTGAGATCAGTGGGAATATGA ATGAAGATGAGCTACTTCCCGACACACTAACGACCCTGGAGTCAACTTTGGTAATCTCACTAAAGTGTTACGAGAAAGCATTAGCTCTGGGTCCGTTAGAATCTGATCGAAATATTTTGATTCGTCGACTTGGAAACGTCCACAATGAACTAGGAGTCTTGTATATGAACCAAGCGACATCCAAGTACCAGCAAATTGACCAAGATGAGTCAGCCGCAGTCGTTGAGGTGATCGGTCTATTGACCAAGTCTCATAAGCATCTTGAGGCAGGAGTTGAAGCTTTCGAGATCAGCCGTGATGATGTTAATCTCGCGTTACTTCACTCAAATACCGGGAGATTAATGAGAACGTGGGCTCACATACcagataaaaaacaatctcaggaaaaatatttttacaacaaaGCTATCACTAGTTATCAAACGGCGCTTCTTGTTCTTGGGAGCAAAAAAACTAATCCTTTTATTTGGGAAGATGTCACATGGGAATTGTCGAGTACGCTTTATGCTATGGCGACATTAACACAAGATTTTACTAATAGCAATTATaag acTGAAGAAGAAGTAACGAGAGAAGTCGTCGAAATATTACAAAAAGCCTTAAAACACTGTGACACTGAAACACCTGGCTCGCGTCAGCCAATTTATCAATTTCGCGCCGCTAATATTGAACACCGCCTCGGTTCACTTTATCACCGGATTTACCGTGAACTCGATCACGATAACGAGACAACAAAACGTAAAACAAGTTTGCAATTAAGCCGGATGCACTATGAGAGAGcagctaaattatttatgacacTAGAGCAACCTGTTGAGTTTCTTACAGTGCAGCTGGAACGAGTCGCACTTGCAGAGCACCAGGCGTCTa cCTCACCGTTtagcaaaaaattgaaagcttATCAATCAGGTTTAGAGATAATTTTACAATGCCCACCGATGCTGGAAGTtatgattgaaaaatataaagataataaagtaaaatataaaaatgatgatgaaagtaaggaaaataattttgagaataagaataaagaaaataatatggataatgatgaaaatattaataatgaaaatctgcaaaataaaatacaagatAAGAAGATGAatcatgataataaaaaaataataaataatattagagAAAACCAACAGGACAATGAAGAAAATCAGCAGaatgaaaaagaagaaaatttaattattttactcgaGCAACGACTACAGTATTTACTAAAATCATTAACTAAATtatgtttggaaaaaaattcaaataaaagaga GTACGAAAATTTATCcaacacttacaaaatgtgCTACGGAAAAACTCTGAGACCAGTCAGTAAATCCGGAATCGATTTACTTGagcatttaattaaagtacTGAGTGAAATCGCTCCGAAATTACGACAGATTcaggataattaa